GGAACGCGGCGACCGCCCCGATCGGCACCCCGGCCACCGACGGGATCGGCAGCGGGCGCCGCGTGGTCTCCCCGGCGGCGCGGAAGAAACCCGGGCGCAGCACCACATCGGCGATGGTCACCACCAGGTAGGCGACGAATCCCCAGTGGATGAAGGCGGCCGGGGCCAGGCGCGCGAGCAGCGCCCCCGCGGCACCACCGGCCGCGAGCAGGACGCACAGCCAGGCCGAACCGCGCAGGCGGCGCAGCACGTCACCGGGCGTGGCGAGCGTCGCGACGGCGGCGTTCACGACCATCACCACCGAGGACGTGGCGACCGCGACCACGGCGGCCGGGTCCCCGAGCGGGGCGTCCACCCACATGATCACCGGAACCGTGACGAACCCGCCGCCGAAGCCGAACAACACGGTCGTCGTCCCGGTGACCACGCCCACCAGGACGAGGAAGAGCAGTTCCATGCCGCCCAGTCCACCGCCGCGCCGGCTGGCCTACAATCGATGTCCGGCCTCCGACCATCGAGAACCGGCCAGCTGATGAAGAACATCCCGGTCGCCGCGATCGACGACGACCCCCGCGCGGTCCTGCCGATCGCCACCGACTACCCGCCGGGCTGCCTGCTCGACTGGCACGAGCACCGCCGGGCGCAGTTCCTGTACGCCGCGCGCGGCACGATGGTGGTCGACACCGACGACGGCACCTGGACGATCCCGCGCGAGCGGGCGGTGATGATCCCGGCGCGCACGCGGCACCGGGTGCTGATGGACGGCGTGCGGACGGCCAGCCTCTACCTCGAACCCGGCGCGGTGCCGTGGTGGCCGTCCGCCTGCGAGGTGGTCGAAGTCGGGCCGCTGCTGCGGGAACTGCTGCTGGCCGCCGCCGATCTCCCGGTCGGCCACGACCTGTCCGGCCGCGACGGCGCGCTCGTCGAACTGCTGCTGTTCGAACTCGCCACGCTCACGCCGGTGCCGCTGCACCTCCCGCTGCCGATGTCCGCGGTGCTGCGGTCGCTGTGCCGGGAGTACCTGATGGACCCGATGGCGGGCGTCACCAACGCCGACTGGGCCCGCGCGGCGCTGCTCAGCGAGCGGTCGCTGACGCGCGCCTTCCACCGCGAGATCGGCATCGGCCCGTCGGCGTGGCGCCGCCGGGCGCGCCTGCTCGCCGCCGTCCCCCTCCTGCGCGACGCGACGGTCAGTGAGGTCGCCACCCGGCTGGGTTACGCGACGCCTGCCGCCTTCACGCACGCGTTCACTCGGGAACTGTCGATGACCCCGTCCAGCCTGCGCGTCACGTGAGCAGCTCGACGTAGTCCCGGTAGGCGCGTTCGATCCGGGCCCGGTCGCCGGTGGCGTCGAGGTCCAGCAGCAGGCCGCGGATCTGCGCGAGCAGCCCGGTGGCCAGTCGCCGGGCTGCGGCGGGATGGTGGCCACCGGCGGCGAAGCCGTCGGTGAACACGGTCAGCCATTCGGTGGTCAGACGCGCCCTCGAGACGCCAGCCTGCTCGTCGCCCAGCCTGCCGATCGCCGCCACCTGGCCGAACAACCGGAAGTACCGGTGCGCCTCGTCGCCGCCGAACCAGGACCACGCCCCGGCCAGCGCGCTGGGGAAGTCCTTTGTGGACGGCAGGACGGCGCGGGCGCGGTCCAGCTCCCAGGCCCGCGCCCGCTCGAGGGCGGCGTCGAGAAGCGCCTGGCGGGAACCGAAGTGGTGCACCAGCATCCGGGCGCTGGTCCCGGCCGCGGCGG
The genomic region above belongs to Amycolatopsis sp. YIM 10 and contains:
- a CDS encoding helix-turn-helix transcriptional regulator; protein product: MKNIPVAAIDDDPRAVLPIATDYPPGCLLDWHEHRRAQFLYAARGTMVVDTDDGTWTIPRERAVMIPARTRHRVLMDGVRTASLYLEPGAVPWWPSACEVVEVGPLLRELLLAAADLPVGHDLSGRDGALVELLLFELATLTPVPLHLPLPMSAVLRSLCREYLMDPMAGVTNADWARAALLSERSLTRAFHREIGIGPSAWRRRARLLAAVPLLRDATVSEVATRLGYATPAAFTHAFTRELSMTPSSLRVT
- a CDS encoding TSUP family transporter, with the protein product MELLFLVLVGVVTGTTTVLFGFGGGFVTVPVIMWVDAPLGDPAAVVAVATSSVVMVVNAAVATLATPGDVLRRLRGSAWLCVLLAAGGAAGALLARLAPAAFIHWGFVAYLVVTIADVVLRPGFFRAAGETTRRPLPIPSVAGVPIGAVAAFLGVGGSVLTVPMLRRGGLPMSVAARLANPLTLAISLPALVVFLLGAPEAAGAGLAGSIDPRAAGALLVSAIPVIVLLRRRPPRVRDDVHAWAYLGLLVVVTLAAVGAGVH
- a CDS encoding TetR/AcrR family transcriptional regulator produces the protein MARTVDSAHRDRLLDAAARDLLECGLPGATLDRLAAAAGTSARMLVHHFGSRQALLDAALERARAWELDRARAVLPSTKDFPSALAGAWSWFGGDEAHRYFRLFGQVAAIGRLGDEQAGVSRARLTTEWLTVFTDGFAAGGHHPAAARRLATGLLAQIRGLLLDLDATGDRARIERAYRDYVELLT